A genomic region of Microbacterium schleiferi contains the following coding sequences:
- a CDS encoding three-helix bundle dimerization domain-containing protein: MSATNPRDEYEALNHAVDRLVRRIPWADEESVRLMVAEEVAALSEARLRHFIPAMVEARVLRRLRAPGPLPVSA; the protein is encoded by the coding sequence GTGAGTGCGACGAACCCCCGAGACGAGTATGAGGCGCTGAACCACGCCGTCGACCGTCTCGTGCGCCGCATCCCGTGGGCTGACGAAGAGAGCGTTCGTCTCATGGTCGCCGAAGAGGTCGCAGCCCTCAGTGAGGCGAGATTGCGTCACTTCATCCCGGCGATGGTCGAGGCTCGGGTACTGCGGCGGCTCCGCGCGCCAGGTCCGCTCCCCGTCTCAGCGTGA
- a CDS encoding YbjQ family protein — protein MLIVTTNDVPGHTITAVHGEVFGLTVRSRHIGANIGASFKALAGGELKGITELLHETRLEALSRLSAEAESKGGNAVVAFRFETNDYGDSGGVEVCAYGTAVTIS, from the coding sequence ATGCTGATCGTCACGACGAACGACGTCCCCGGCCACACCATCACCGCCGTACACGGAGAGGTCTTCGGACTCACCGTGCGCTCGCGCCACATCGGGGCCAACATCGGCGCCTCGTTCAAGGCGCTCGCCGGCGGCGAGCTCAAGGGCATCACCGAGCTGCTTCACGAGACTCGTCTCGAGGCCCTCTCGAGACTGTCGGCCGAAGCGGAGTCGAAGGGCGGCAACGCCGTCGTCGCGTTCCGGTTCGAGACCAACGACTACGGTGACAGTGGCGGCGTCGAGGTCTGCGCGTACGGCACCGCCGTCACGATCTCCTGA
- a CDS encoding carbohydrate ABC transporter permease, whose product MATATLTAPGGRTGRRRPQRTPGQRAGNFFIYFLAWSLVVSILVPVAYIIIGGFRSNSEITQDPAGLPATWRIENYVDVLVSEVFWREVLNSSIAAIATTLFVVTLGLMAAYVLARYRFRMRGVLYAVFAAGLMFPMTVAITPLYILVRNLGLMNSLAGVIIPQVAFALPITIIILVPFLQALPREIEEAAFIDGCSRLGFFWRMVIPLSMPGVITVGILAFIASWNSYMLPLFILNNEGSFTLPLGVQAFASQYSVDTAKVLAFTSLSMIPALVFFSLFERRIVGGLTGAVKG is encoded by the coding sequence ATGGCTACCGCAACCCTGACCGCGCCCGGAGGTCGCACCGGTCGGCGTCGGCCCCAACGCACGCCGGGGCAACGCGCCGGCAACTTCTTCATCTACTTCCTCGCCTGGTCGCTGGTGGTGTCGATCCTCGTCCCGGTGGCCTACATCATCATCGGCGGGTTCCGCAGCAACTCCGAGATCACGCAGGACCCCGCGGGGCTGCCGGCAACGTGGCGGATCGAGAACTACGTCGACGTCCTCGTGAGCGAGGTCTTCTGGCGCGAGGTGCTCAACTCGTCGATCGCCGCCATTGCGACGACCCTGTTCGTCGTCACCCTGGGGCTCATGGCGGCCTACGTCCTGGCGCGCTACCGGTTCCGCATGCGCGGCGTGCTCTACGCCGTGTTCGCGGCCGGGCTCATGTTCCCGATGACGGTAGCGATCACGCCGCTGTACATCCTGGTGCGAAACCTCGGGCTCATGAACTCCCTCGCCGGCGTCATCATCCCGCAAGTCGCCTTCGCGCTGCCGATCACGATCATCATCCTGGTGCCCTTCCTGCAGGCCTTGCCCCGCGAGATCGAGGAAGCGGCATTCATCGACGGATGCAGCAGACTCGGCTTCTTCTGGCGCATGGTGATCCCGCTCTCGATGCCCGGGGTGATCACGGTCGGCATCCTCGCGTTCATCGCGAGCTGGAACAGCTACATGCTGCCGTTGTTCATCCTCAACAACGAGGGGAGCTTCACGCTGCCGCTCGGTGTCCAAGCGTTCGCATCGCAGTACTCGGTGGATACCGCCAAGGTGCTGGCCTTCACCTCGCTGTCGATGATCCCCGCGCTCGTGTTCTTCAGCCTGTTCGAACGCCGCATCGTCGGCGGGCTCACCGGAGCCGTCAAGGGCTGA